In Nocardioides cavernae, a single genomic region encodes these proteins:
- a CDS encoding LacI family DNA-binding transcriptional regulator, whose translation MARNEHRTGSTLPVTPPTLADVAERAGVSRQTVSNAVNNPDLLRPDTLERVRQTIAELGYSPNRAARNLRTRTSSLIGLRFAPAQEGTANAAMDRFVHSLVEASEGVGYHVLLFPGDDEDPVGGYDNLLRSTAVDAFVVTDTYLGNPQAAWLSQQRAPFVAFGRPWDDDEARHVWVDVDGSAGIALATQHLIDRGHTRIAWIGWRKDSPIGEDRRSGWVRTMHKNGLSTTGMASRVEDVVHSGAEAAAVLLDESAPTAFVCASDTLAMGVLHTLWIRQLAPGRDIGVVGFDDSQVAQVYPVGLTSVRQPLEDVAVEIVRTLRALLSHQPVETRGVLLEPTLAIRESS comes from the coding sequence ATGGCGCGCAACGAGCACCGGACCGGGAGCACGCTGCCGGTCACGCCGCCCACCCTCGCCGACGTCGCGGAGCGCGCCGGGGTGTCCCGCCAGACGGTGTCCAACGCCGTCAACAACCCCGACCTGCTGCGTCCCGACACCCTCGAGCGGGTGCGCCAGACGATCGCCGAGCTCGGCTACTCGCCCAACCGCGCCGCCCGCAACCTCCGCACCCGTACGTCGTCCCTGATCGGCCTGCGCTTCGCCCCCGCCCAGGAGGGCACCGCCAACGCCGCGATGGACCGGTTCGTGCACTCGCTGGTCGAGGCGAGCGAGGGGGTGGGCTACCACGTCCTCCTCTTCCCGGGCGACGACGAGGACCCGGTCGGCGGCTACGACAACCTGCTGCGCTCGACGGCCGTCGACGCCTTCGTCGTCACCGACACCTACCTCGGCAACCCGCAGGCCGCGTGGCTGAGCCAGCAGCGCGCCCCGTTCGTCGCCTTCGGCCGGCCGTGGGACGACGACGAGGCGCGCCACGTGTGGGTCGACGTCGACGGCTCCGCGGGCATCGCGCTCGCCACCCAGCACCTCATCGACCGCGGCCACACCCGCATCGCGTGGATCGGCTGGCGCAAGGACTCCCCGATCGGCGAGGACCGCCGCTCCGGCTGGGTGCGCACGATGCACAAGAACGGCCTCTCCACCACCGGCATGGCCTCCCGCGTCGAGGACGTCGTCCACAGCGGCGCCGAGGCGGCCGCCGTACTGCTCGACGAGTCCGCCCCGACGGCGTTCGTCTGCGCGTCCGACACCCTCGCGATGGGCGTGCTCCACACGCTCTGGATCCGGCAGCTCGCGCCCGGACGCGACATCGGCGTGGTCGGCTTCGACGACTCCCAGGTGGCCCAGGTCTACCCGGTGGGTCTCACGTCCGTACGCCAGCCGCTGGAGGACGTGGCGGTCGAGATCGTCCGCACCCTGCGCGCGCTGCTGTCCCACCAGCCCGTCGAGACGCGCGGAGTGCTCCTCGAGCCGACGTTGGCGATCCGCGAGTCGAGCTGA
- the radA gene encoding DNA repair protein RadA, translating into MSTKTARVRSSYRCSECGWETVKWVGRCGECQAWGSVAEAGAPTLRAAAGPVSTPAVPIGQVSITESVARPSGVPELDRVLGGGLVPGAAILLAGEPGVGKSTLLLEVAAQTASTRQRTLYVTGEESAAQVRLRADRTGGVHDELFLAAETDLGAVLTHIEDVRPTLLVVDSIQTIGASGIDGVPGGVTQVKEVAAALIRVAKTRNITTMIVGHVTKDGSIAGPRVLEHLVDVVLHFEGDRNSRFRMVRAMKNRYGPVDEVGCFDLSSEGISAVTDPTGLFVEHHTQDVSGTCVAVTMEGRRPLLAEVQALLTPSPLERPRRTVSGVESSRVDMVLAVLQRHARLRIAGSDTFVATVGGAKLHDPAADLAIAVAVASSHLGVPPPRGAVAIGEIGLAGELRRVRDLPQRIAEASRLGFKVAVVPRGRALPSERGIPSRRVVDGLRVVEVDDVLGALLTLDLTPPL; encoded by the coding sequence ATGTCGACGAAGACCGCTCGTGTGCGCTCCTCCTACCGCTGCTCGGAGTGCGGGTGGGAGACCGTCAAGTGGGTCGGCCGCTGCGGGGAGTGCCAGGCCTGGGGGTCCGTCGCCGAGGCGGGCGCGCCGACCCTGCGCGCCGCCGCCGGTCCGGTCTCGACGCCGGCGGTGCCCATCGGCCAGGTCTCGATCACGGAGTCGGTCGCCCGCCCCAGCGGGGTGCCCGAGCTCGACCGCGTCCTCGGTGGCGGGCTGGTGCCGGGCGCCGCGATCCTGCTGGCCGGCGAGCCGGGTGTCGGCAAGAGCACGCTGCTGCTCGAGGTCGCTGCGCAGACCGCGAGCACCCGGCAGCGCACCCTCTACGTCACCGGCGAGGAGTCAGCCGCCCAGGTGCGGTTGCGCGCCGACCGCACCGGCGGTGTGCACGACGAGCTGTTCCTCGCCGCGGAGACCGACCTCGGGGCGGTGCTCACACACATCGAGGACGTACGTCCGACGCTGCTGGTCGTCGACTCGATCCAGACGATCGGCGCCTCTGGCATCGACGGCGTCCCCGGTGGCGTCACCCAGGTCAAGGAGGTCGCCGCTGCGCTGATCCGCGTCGCCAAGACCCGCAACATCACCACCATGATCGTCGGCCACGTCACCAAGGACGGGTCGATCGCCGGCCCGCGGGTGCTCGAGCACCTCGTCGACGTGGTGCTCCACTTCGAGGGCGACCGCAACTCCCGCTTCCGCATGGTCCGTGCCATGAAGAACCGCTACGGCCCCGTCGACGAGGTGGGCTGCTTCGACCTCTCCTCCGAGGGCATCTCCGCCGTCACCGACCCGACCGGGCTCTTCGTCGAGCACCACACCCAGGACGTCTCCGGCACCTGCGTGGCCGTGACGATGGAGGGACGCCGACCGCTGCTGGCCGAGGTGCAGGCGCTGCTGACGCCGTCGCCGCTCGAGCGCCCCCGCCGCACGGTCTCGGGCGTGGAGTCGTCGCGGGTCGACATGGTGCTCGCCGTCCTCCAACGGCACGCCCGGCTGCGGATCGCGGGCAGCGACACGTTCGTCGCGACCGTCGGCGGGGCCAAGCTGCACGACCCCGCAGCCGACCTGGCCATCGCGGTCGCCGTAGCCAGCTCCCACCTCGGCGTCCCGCCGCCGCGAGGCGCCGTGGCCATCGGCGAGATCGGCCTCGCCGGCGAGCTGCGCCGGGTGCGCGACCTGCCGCAGCGCATCGCCGAGGCGTCTCGGCTCGGCTTCAAGGTGGCGGTCGTCCCCCGCGGGCGGGCGTTGCCCAGCGAGCGCGGGATCCCCTCGCGGCGCGTGGTCGACGGCCTCCGCGTGGTGGAGGTGGACGACGTCCTGGGCGCCCTGCTCACCCTCGACCTGACCCCGCCGCTCTGA
- a CDS encoding class I SAM-dependent methyltransferase, giving the protein MKPRPSPNIWNTPELYELENRAADPHDRLAAAMREIDDWAGRTVLDIGCGSGFHLPLWAGSAAQVIGVEPHPPLVALARRRTRSLDHVRVLEGGAQALPVPDASVDVAHARWAYFFGPGSEPGLRELDRVVRRGGTAFVVDNDPTRSTFGRWFGRGFPEVDPEAVERFWSMHGWQRRQIDMGWSFTSREDLESVVRIELPPEAAEEALASHTGTEVDYAVNLWWRHF; this is encoded by the coding sequence ATGAAGCCACGCCCCTCCCCGAACATCTGGAACACCCCCGAGCTCTACGAGCTCGAGAACCGCGCCGCCGACCCCCATGACCGCCTCGCCGCCGCGATGCGCGAGATCGACGACTGGGCCGGGCGCACCGTCCTCGACATCGGCTGCGGCAGCGGCTTCCACCTCCCACTGTGGGCCGGGTCCGCCGCGCAGGTCATCGGCGTCGAGCCGCACCCGCCGCTCGTCGCGCTCGCCCGTCGTCGTACGCGCTCGCTGGACCACGTCCGCGTCCTCGAGGGCGGCGCACAGGCGCTCCCCGTGCCCGACGCGTCCGTCGACGTGGCGCACGCGCGCTGGGCCTACTTCTTCGGCCCCGGCTCGGAGCCCGGCCTGCGCGAGCTCGACCGGGTCGTACGCCGCGGAGGCACGGCGTTCGTGGTCGACAACGACCCGACCCGGTCCACCTTCGGCCGCTGGTTCGGTCGCGGCTTCCCGGAGGTCGACCCAGAGGCGGTGGAGCGGTTCTGGTCGATGCACGGCTGGCAGCGCCGGCAGATCGACATGGGGTGGTCCTTCACGTCGCGCGAGGACCTCGAGTCCGTCGTCCGCATCGAGCTGCCACCGGAGGCGGCCGAGGAGGCGCTCGCCTCCCACACCGGCACCGAGGTCGACTACGCGGTCAACCTCTGGTGGCGCCACTTCTGA
- a CDS encoding VOC family protein has translation MRLDHVSFAAGPDGLASTAQRIGGLLGTDFVDGGIHPRFGTRNMTLPLAGDIYMEIVEVLDHPASDKAPFGQAVRARSALGGGWLGWVVSVADIAQIESRLGREAVKGNRRRPDGTELLWQQIGVNGLLSDPQLPFFIQWQSSSDLHPSNGATGAYSLDCLEIAGDPQRVSEWLGETVEAPLEDVKVEWVAPNGTPGIVAVQLQTPNGLVRI, from the coding sequence ATGCGCCTGGACCACGTCAGCTTCGCCGCCGGACCTGATGGACTTGCCAGCACCGCCCAGCGCATCGGGGGGCTGCTCGGCACCGACTTCGTCGACGGGGGCATCCATCCCCGCTTCGGCACCCGCAACATGACCCTGCCGCTGGCCGGCGACATCTACATGGAGATCGTCGAGGTCCTCGACCACCCCGCCAGCGACAAGGCCCCCTTCGGCCAGGCCGTGCGCGCCCGCTCCGCCCTCGGCGGCGGCTGGCTCGGCTGGGTCGTCTCGGTGGCCGACATCGCCCAGATCGAGTCCCGGCTCGGTCGCGAGGCGGTCAAGGGCAACCGTCGTCGCCCTGACGGCACCGAGCTGCTCTGGCAGCAGATCGGCGTCAACGGCCTGCTCTCCGACCCCCAGCTGCCGTTCTTCATCCAGTGGCAGTCGTCCTCGGACCTCCACCCCAGCAACGGCGCGACCGGCGCGTACTCCCTCGACTGCCTCGAGATCGCCGGCGACCCCCAACGGGTCAGCGAGTGGCTCGGCGAGACCGTCGAGGCGCCCCTCGAGGACGTGAAGGTCGAGTGGGTCGCCCCCAACGGCACCCCCGGCATCGTCGCGGTCCAGCTCCAGACCCCCAACGGGCTCGTCCGGATCTGA
- a CDS encoding A/G-specific adenine glycosylase yields the protein MDAPSPSALHDAVLDWYDDHARDLPWRGVSATPWSVMVSEFMLQQTPVARVLPVHAAWLERWPTPAALAGDPTGEAVRMWGRLGYPRRALRLHAAATGIVERHGGEVPASYDDLLALPGIGDYTAAAIASFAFGRRHVVLDTNVRRVLTRAISGRELPAPAVTRAERDVATTLLPDDPATAATWAVATMELGALVCTARQPSCDACPIAADCTWRGAGFPAYDGPPRRGQAWAGTDRQCRGRILALAREADSVSAAQLEGAWPEDEQRERCLAGLVADGLLTQITPGRWALPG from the coding sequence ATGGACGCCCCCTCTCCCAGCGCGCTGCACGACGCCGTGCTCGACTGGTACGACGACCACGCGCGCGACCTCCCGTGGCGCGGGGTGTCCGCCACGCCGTGGTCGGTGATGGTCAGCGAGTTCATGCTCCAGCAGACGCCGGTGGCGCGCGTGCTGCCGGTGCACGCCGCATGGCTCGAGCGGTGGCCGACCCCGGCCGCGCTGGCCGGCGACCCCACCGGCGAGGCCGTGCGGATGTGGGGCCGGCTGGGCTACCCGCGCCGCGCCCTTCGCCTCCACGCGGCGGCGACGGGCATCGTGGAGCGCCACGGCGGCGAGGTGCCGGCGTCGTACGACGACCTGCTCGCGCTCCCCGGCATCGGCGACTACACCGCCGCGGCGATCGCCAGCTTCGCCTTCGGAAGACGGCACGTCGTCCTCGACACCAACGTCCGCCGGGTCCTCACGCGCGCGATCTCCGGGCGCGAGCTCCCAGCGCCGGCCGTCACCCGCGCCGAGCGCGACGTGGCGACCACGCTGCTGCCCGACGACCCCGCCACGGCTGCCACGTGGGCGGTGGCGACCATGGAGCTCGGGGCGCTGGTGTGCACCGCGCGCCAGCCGTCGTGCGACGCCTGCCCCATCGCGGCGGACTGCACGTGGCGCGGCGCCGGCTTCCCGGCGTACGACGGACCGCCCCGCCGCGGGCAGGCCTGGGCCGGCACCGACCGGCAGTGCCGCGGGCGGATCCTGGCGCTCGCCCGGGAGGCCGACTCGGTCAGCGCCGCACAGCTCGAGGGCGCCTGGCCCGAGGACGAGCAGCGTGAGCGGTGTCTGGCGGGGCTCGTCGCCGACGGCCTCCTGACGCAGATCACCCCGGGGCGCTGGGCGCTCCCGGGGTGA
- the eboE gene encoding metabolite traffic protein EboE has protein sequence MRLQHPDGTVVHLGYGTNVLPAEDVDGLIAQVGTYGDRLRQHLDTDRVGLGMWLPAAAARRLASDLDAVARLRDAIDEHGVEIVTLNAFPYAAFQDEVVKKRVYHPTWAERSRLDYTLDVARVLAALMPEDAVRGSISTLPLAWRAPWLADRQSHAELHLKALAEGLAEVEAETGRTVRVAFEPEPGCVIETIAEAVERLDAADRERIGVCLDLCHLAVGFEDATDALARLDAAGLDVVKVQPAAALVVDDPADPDARAALTSYSEDRFLHQVRQRVGQRLASRDDLPDALAGRRPLDDRSPWRVHFHVPVHADPAPPLRNSRDDLRASLAALLGGDTARTDHLEVETYTWSVLPDGAPADDDALAAGLAAELAWVRDELVGLGLTPLD, from the coding sequence ATGAGGCTGCAGCACCCCGACGGCACGGTCGTCCACCTCGGCTACGGCACCAACGTCCTGCCGGCCGAGGACGTCGACGGGCTGATCGCCCAGGTGGGCACGTACGGCGACCGGCTGCGCCAGCACCTCGACACCGACCGCGTCGGCCTCGGGATGTGGCTCCCGGCCGCCGCGGCGCGCCGCCTCGCCTCCGACCTCGACGCCGTGGCGCGGCTGCGGGACGCGATCGACGAGCACGGCGTCGAGATCGTCACCCTCAACGCCTTCCCCTACGCCGCCTTCCAGGACGAGGTCGTCAAGAAGCGCGTCTACCACCCGACCTGGGCGGAGCGCTCCCGTCTCGACTACACCCTCGACGTGGCCCGCGTGCTGGCCGCGCTGATGCCGGAGGACGCCGTCCGGGGCAGCATCTCGACGCTGCCGCTCGCCTGGCGCGCGCCGTGGCTGGCCGACCGGCAGTCGCACGCCGAGCTGCACCTCAAGGCCCTGGCGGAGGGGCTGGCCGAGGTCGAGGCCGAGACCGGGCGCACCGTGCGGGTCGCCTTCGAGCCCGAGCCCGGCTGCGTCATCGAGACCATCGCCGAGGCGGTCGAGCGGCTGGACGCGGCCGACCGCGAGCGGATCGGCGTGTGCCTGGACCTGTGCCACCTCGCCGTCGGCTTCGAGGACGCGACCGACGCGCTCGCCCGGCTCGACGCCGCCGGCCTCGACGTGGTCAAGGTGCAGCCGGCCGCGGCGCTCGTCGTCGACGACCCGGCCGACCCGGACGCCCGCGCCGCGCTGACGTCGTACTCCGAGGACCGCTTCCTGCACCAGGTGCGCCAGCGCGTCGGCCAGCGGCTCGCGTCGCGCGACGACCTCCCCGACGCCCTCGCCGGACGTCGGCCGCTCGACGACCGGTCACCGTGGCGGGTGCACTTCCACGTGCCGGTCCATGCCGACCCCGCCCCGCCCCTGCGCAACAGCCGCGACGACCTGCGCGCCTCGCTGGCCGCCCTCCTCGGCGGCGACACCGCCCGCACCGACCACCTCGAGGTCGAGACCTACACCTGGTCCGTCCTCCCCGACGGCGCCCCCGCCGACGACGACGCCCTCGCCGCCGGGCTCGCCGCCGAGCTGGCGTGGGTCCGCGACGAGCTCGTCGGGCTCGGCCTCACCCCGCTCGACTGA
- a CDS encoding TatD family hydrolase yields the protein MRIFDPHIHMTSRTTDDYEAMYASGVRALVEPAFWLGQPRTTVGSFTDYFDALVGWERFRASQFGIAHHCTIALNPKEANDPRCAEVLDVLPRYLAKDGVVAVGEVGFDSMTVEEEKAFVRQLELAVEFELPAMVHTPHRDKEQGTRRTLELVTESGLAPGMVVVDHLNEVTVDQVDDAGCWMGFSIYPDTKMDEHRMVAILQRRGLDRVLVNSAADWGRSDPLKTSKTGAAMLEAGFSADDVDRVLWRNPIEFFGQSGRLLVDPDLADDASAGSDSAATFEGNSILRGSRD from the coding sequence ATGCGCATCTTCGACCCGCACATCCACATGACCTCGCGCACCACCGACGACTACGAGGCGATGTACGCCTCCGGCGTCCGCGCGCTCGTCGAGCCGGCGTTCTGGCTGGGCCAGCCGCGCACCACCGTCGGGTCGTTCACCGACTACTTCGACGCCCTCGTGGGCTGGGAGCGGTTCCGCGCCTCGCAGTTCGGCATCGCCCACCACTGCACGATCGCGCTCAACCCCAAGGAGGCCAACGACCCGCGGTGCGCCGAGGTGCTCGACGTGCTCCCGCGCTACCTCGCCAAGGACGGCGTGGTCGCCGTGGGTGAGGTCGGCTTCGACTCGATGACCGTCGAGGAGGAGAAGGCGTTCGTGCGGCAGCTGGAGCTCGCCGTCGAGTTCGAGCTGCCGGCGATGGTCCACACGCCCCACCGCGACAAGGAGCAGGGCACCCGCCGCACCCTCGAGCTCGTCACCGAGTCGGGCCTCGCGCCCGGGATGGTCGTCGTCGACCACCTCAACGAGGTCACCGTCGACCAGGTCGACGACGCCGGCTGCTGGATGGGCTTCTCGATCTACCCCGACACCAAGATGGACGAGCACCGGATGGTCGCGATCCTGCAGCGCCGCGGCCTGGACCGGGTGCTGGTCAACTCGGCCGCCGACTGGGGCCGCAGCGACCCGCTCAAGACCTCGAAGACCGGTGCGGCGATGCTCGAGGCCGGCTTCTCCGCCGACGACGTCGACCGCGTGCTGTGGCGCAACCCGATCGAGTTCTTCGGCCAGAGCGGCCGGCTGCTCGTCGACCCGGACCTCGCCGACGACGCCTCCGCCGGCTCCGACTCCGCGGCGACCTTCGAGGGCAACTCGATCCTGCGCGGCTCGCGGGACTGA
- the disA gene encoding DNA integrity scanning diadenylate cyclase DisA, producing MAERIDEQLRLRATLASIAPGTPLRDGLERILRGRTGALIVLGLDRVVESISTGGFTLDVPFTATGLRELAKMDGAIVIDKDITRIHRAAVHLMPDHTIPSEETGTRHRTAERVAKQTGHPVISVSQSMQIIAAYVGEIRHVLEDSGKILSRANQALATLERYKLRLDEVSATLSALEIEDLVTVRDVAVVAQRLEMVIRIAREIEDYVLELGTDGRLLSLQLEELVTGVDAERDLVVRDYLPGGRRRQADPSSHIAELETLSPTELVDPAAVARAIGLSGAEHLDAAVAPRGYRLLAKVPRLPAAVVDRLVDHFGGLQQLLSAGIDDLQAVEGVGELRARSVREGLSRLAESSITERYI from the coding sequence GTGGCAGAGCGCATCGACGAGCAGCTGAGGCTGCGCGCGACCCTGGCCTCGATCGCACCGGGCACGCCCCTGCGCGACGGGCTCGAACGCATCCTTCGTGGCCGCACCGGCGCCCTGATCGTCCTGGGGCTCGACAGGGTCGTCGAGTCCATCTCGACCGGCGGCTTCACCCTCGACGTCCCGTTCACGGCCACCGGCCTGCGCGAGCTGGCCAAGATGGACGGCGCGATCGTCATCGACAAGGACATCACCCGCATCCACCGGGCTGCGGTCCACCTGATGCCCGACCACACGATCCCCTCCGAGGAGACCGGCACCCGCCACCGCACGGCCGAGCGCGTCGCCAAGCAGACGGGCCACCCCGTCATCTCGGTGTCGCAGTCGATGCAGATCATCGCGGCCTACGTCGGCGAGATCCGCCACGTCCTCGAGGACTCCGGCAAGATCCTCTCGCGCGCCAACCAGGCCCTCGCCACCCTCGAGCGCTACAAGCTCCGCCTCGACGAGGTCTCCGCGACCCTGTCCGCGCTCGAGATCGAGGACCTCGTCACGGTGCGCGACGTCGCCGTCGTCGCGCAGCGCCTCGAGATGGTCATCCGGATCGCCCGCGAGATCGAGGACTACGTCCTCGAGCTCGGCACTGACGGCCGCCTCCTCTCCCTCCAGCTCGAGGAGCTCGTCACCGGCGTCGACGCCGAGCGCGACCTCGTCGTCCGCGACTACCTCCCGGGCGGCCGTCGCCGTCAGGCCGACCCGTCCTCCCACATCGCCGAGCTGGAGACGCTCTCCCCGACCGAGCTGGTCGACCCCGCCGCGGTCGCCCGTGCGATCGGCCTCAGCGGCGCCGAGCACCTCGACGCCGCCGTCGCCCCGCGTGGCTACCGGCTCCTCGCCAAGGTCCCCCGCCTCCCCGCTGCCGTGGTCGACCGCCTCGTCGACCACTTCGGTGGCCTCCAGCAGCTCCTCTCCGCCGGCATCGACGACCTCCAGGCCGTCGAGGGTGTCGGCGAGCTCCGCGCCCGCAGCGTCCGCGAGGGCCTCTCCCGCCTCGCCGAGTCGAGCATCACCGAGCGCTACATCTGA
- a CDS encoding alkaline phosphatase family protein has protein sequence MAHPKLLVVDLVGLTPDLLRHMPRLRGLADAGSQATLEPILPAVTCSVQSTFLTGLPPSGHGAVGNGWYFRELGEVFLWRQHNKLVDGEKVWETIRRERPDYTVANVCWWYAMGMTTDYTVTPRPIYYADGKKAPDCYTRPPELHDELVGALGEFPLFTYWGPTAAIASSEWIIAATRRLMPRNDLTLCYVPHLDYDLQRFGPDSDEAVRAAQEIDAALAPLLDDAERTGVTTLVLSEYGITDADQPVDINRMLRRSGLLEVYTQDGMEYLDPWTSRAFAVADHQVAHVYVDDPADLETVRGLCAELPGVDQVLDRSAQAAYGLDHERSGDLVLVADETAWFTYYYWLDDARAPDFARGVEIHRKPGYDPAELFFDPEDKAVKLKAGLTLARKKAGLRYAMKVVPLDPSPVRGTHGRLPKDPTLGPMLVCSTPGAVAGSVAATDVRDLMLRLAGTS, from the coding sequence GTGGCCCACCCCAAGCTGCTCGTCGTCGACCTCGTCGGCCTGACCCCCGACCTGCTCCGGCACATGCCCCGGCTGCGCGGCCTCGCCGATGCGGGCTCGCAGGCCACCCTGGAGCCGATCCTCCCGGCCGTCACCTGCTCCGTGCAGTCGACGTTCCTCACCGGCCTGCCGCCGTCGGGGCACGGCGCCGTGGGCAACGGGTGGTACTTCCGCGAGCTGGGCGAGGTCTTCCTCTGGCGCCAGCACAACAAGCTCGTCGACGGCGAGAAGGTGTGGGAGACGATCCGCCGCGAGCGGCCCGACTACACCGTCGCCAACGTCTGCTGGTGGTACGCCATGGGCATGACGACCGACTACACGGTCACACCGCGGCCGATCTACTACGCCGACGGCAAGAAGGCGCCCGACTGCTACACCCGCCCGCCCGAGCTCCACGACGAGCTCGTCGGCGCGCTCGGCGAGTTCCCGCTGTTCACGTACTGGGGCCCGACCGCCGCGATCGCCTCCAGCGAGTGGATCATCGCCGCCACCCGCCGGCTGATGCCGCGCAACGACCTCACCCTCTGCTACGTCCCGCACCTCGACTACGACCTCCAGCGCTTCGGCCCCGACTCCGACGAGGCCGTGCGGGCCGCCCAGGAGATCGACGCCGCACTGGCCCCGCTGCTCGACGACGCCGAGCGGACCGGCGTCACCACGCTGGTGCTCTCGGAGTACGGCATCACCGACGCCGACCAGCCCGTCGACATCAACCGGATGCTGCGCCGCAGCGGGCTGCTCGAGGTCTACACCCAGGACGGCATGGAGTACCTCGACCCGTGGACCTCGCGGGCCTTCGCCGTCGCCGACCACCAGGTCGCGCACGTCTACGTCGACGACCCCGCCGACCTCGAGACGGTCCGCGGGCTGTGCGCCGAGCTCCCCGGCGTCGACCAGGTGCTCGACCGCAGCGCGCAGGCGGCGTACGGCCTCGACCACGAGCGCTCCGGCGACCTGGTGCTCGTCGCCGACGAGACCGCGTGGTTCACCTACTACTACTGGCTCGACGACGCCCGGGCGCCCGACTTCGCGCGGGGCGTCGAGATCCACCGCAAGCCGGGCTACGACCCCGCCGAGCTGTTCTTCGACCCCGAGGACAAGGCGGTCAAGCTCAAGGCCGGCCTCACCCTCGCCAGGAAGAAGGCCGGGCTGCGGTACGCGATGAAGGTCGTGCCGCTCGACCCCTCGCCGGTGCGCGGCACCCACGGACGCCTGCCGAAGGACCCCACGCTCGGCCCCATGCTCGTGTGCAGCACCCCGGGCGCGGTCGCCGGGTCGGTGGCCGCGACCGACGTGCGCGACCTGATGCTGAGGCTCGCCGGCACGTCTTGA